One part of the Desulfonema ishimotonii genome encodes these proteins:
- a CDS encoding BCCT family transporter has translation MEPKHTKPFDPLIFWVSASVTVLFVLWSIIFPESMNTAVNAVFSWTTGGWAWLYLLTAFLLVIGCFVLMGGKYGHLKLGMPEDRPEFSDFSWFAMLFGSAIAAGIVFWGPAEPAYHFMTPPPFFGGEAKTAEAGANAMTYSFFHWGLSAWAIYALLTIPLAHACYTKGLPFKFSSAFYYVIGDRVHGIWGKILDIFAVFATLGGLATTTGLVALQLSSGLKFQYGIELGSGGMYIIIGVLTTIFTFAVYTGVEKGVKVIGDINMYVFVGIWFFILVFGPTIFLVNLTTNAIGQYLVNFIPMSLYTAPGVEGNWIGSWTVFYWAWWMSWAPFVSVFIARISKGRSVRETVAATLVLPTLGNFLWYGVIGGAGIKYDVTATLSEHGVESAIFAIAQHLPMTGILSAFLIFLITTFFLTSANSAALSLAMFVSGHETPNRNLRAFWGIALGAVAAVLAGTGGLKAIQTASIATAFPLMFLLLMVLYGTFRGLNQAAAENEPAQKRSQDKRYPAKGSAERVSPDVA, from the coding sequence ATGGAACCAAAACACACCAAACCCTTTGACCCGTTAATCTTCTGGGTATCGGCCTCTGTCACCGTCTTATTTGTCCTGTGGTCGATCATCTTTCCCGAAAGCATGAACACAGCCGTCAACGCCGTTTTCAGTTGGACCACCGGGGGCTGGGCCTGGCTCTACCTGCTCACCGCATTCCTGCTGGTGATCGGCTGCTTCGTCCTCATGGGCGGCAAATACGGCCACTTAAAACTCGGTATGCCGGAGGACAGGCCGGAGTTTTCAGATTTTTCATGGTTCGCCATGCTCTTCGGCTCGGCCATTGCCGCAGGCATCGTCTTCTGGGGACCTGCCGAACCGGCCTACCATTTTATGACCCCCCCTCCCTTCTTCGGCGGTGAGGCCAAGACAGCCGAGGCCGGGGCCAATGCCATGACCTATTCCTTTTTCCACTGGGGCCTGAGCGCCTGGGCCATCTACGCCCTGCTGACCATTCCCCTGGCCCATGCCTGCTATACCAAAGGGCTTCCCTTTAAGTTCTCCAGCGCCTTCTACTATGTCATCGGCGACAGGGTTCACGGCATCTGGGGCAAAATCCTTGACATCTTCGCCGTTTTCGCCACCCTGGGCGGTCTGGCCACCACCACCGGCCTTGTGGCCCTCCAGCTCTCCAGCGGCCTGAAGTTTCAATATGGCATCGAACTCGGTTCCGGCGGCATGTACATCATCATCGGCGTACTGACCACCATCTTCACCTTTGCGGTCTACACCGGCGTTGAAAAGGGCGTCAAGGTCATCGGCGACATCAACATGTACGTCTTCGTGGGCATCTGGTTTTTCATCCTTGTCTTCGGCCCCACCATCTTCCTGGTCAACCTGACCACCAACGCCATCGGCCAGTATCTGGTCAACTTCATTCCCATGAGCCTCTACACAGCCCCCGGCGTGGAAGGGAACTGGATCGGTTCCTGGACCGTGTTCTACTGGGCATGGTGGATGAGCTGGGCCCCCTTTGTCTCCGTATTCATCGCCCGCATCTCCAAAGGCCGGTCCGTGCGTGAGACCGTTGCCGCGACCCTGGTGCTGCCGACCCTGGGCAATTTCCTCTGGTACGGTGTCATCGGCGGCGCGGGCATCAAATACGACGTGACCGCCACCCTGAGCGAGCACGGCGTGGAAAGCGCCATCTTCGCCATTGCCCAGCATCTGCCCATGACCGGCATTCTCTCGGCATTCCTGATCTTTCTGATTACCACCTTCTTCCTGACCAGCGCCAACTCGGCAGCCCTCTCCCTGGCCATGTTCGTCTCCGGCCACGAGACCCCGAACCGGAACCTGAGAGCCTTCTGGGGTATTGCCCTGGGCGCGGTGGCAGCCGTTCTGGCAGGCACCGGCGGTCTCAAGGCCATTCAGACGGCCTCCATCGCCACGGCCTTTCCCCTCATGTTCCTCCTGCTGATGGTCCTGTACGGCACATTCAGGGGGCTGAATCAGGCCGCTGCCGAAAACGAGCCTGCACAGAAGAGATCCCAGGACAAGCGCTATCCGGCCAAAGGCTCTGCCGAGCGTGTCTCCCCGGATGTCGCATAA
- a CDS encoding trimethylamine methyltransferase family protein, which produces MYDRMQALTQEQMTKIHDASMDLLQNVGIAFNEDEALEIFKSNGFRVDGKIVFFTEEQVRKALETAPSRFTVTARNPEKSVAIGEDDFVFVPGYGAPFIALPDGEQREATMQDYDNFCKLVQTSKSIDMNGFMMVEPSDVPPETAHLDMIFSSIALCDKPFMGSPVSKQGAKDCVDMAAIVWGGMDKLREVGPVTVSLINSLSPLQYSDEMAGSLIELARANQACVLASLIMAGSSGPVTLAGVTALQNAEILAGITLAQLVNAGAPVIYGSTSSAMDMKTGGLSIGCPELSAMISLTAQMARFYNLPSRSGGGLTDAHTADGQAGAESTLALTTAARNGVNFMLHSAGILGSYIAMSYEKYLLDEEVCGIIRKLVKHVEVTDESIDVEMIKTVGIGGQYLTQPKTFQLCRTEFHLTDFMNRQNHAGWKAAGSKGIDQFATDRLSQRLAAYEKPEIDPAIEDALSAFVSKRKNG; this is translated from the coding sequence ATGTACGATCGGATGCAAGCCCTGACCCAGGAACAGATGACCAAAATTCATGACGCATCAATGGATCTGCTTCAGAACGTCGGCATCGCCTTTAACGAAGACGAGGCCCTGGAAATTTTTAAGAGCAACGGCTTCAGAGTGGATGGCAAAATCGTCTTTTTCACCGAGGAACAGGTGCGCAAGGCCCTGGAGACCGCCCCGTCCCGCTTTACCGTGACCGCCAGGAATCCTGAGAAAAGCGTGGCCATCGGCGAGGACGACTTTGTGTTCGTGCCCGGATACGGTGCGCCGTTCATCGCCCTGCCGGACGGCGAGCAGCGCGAGGCCACCATGCAGGACTACGACAATTTCTGCAAACTGGTCCAAACCTCAAAATCCATCGACATGAACGGGTTCATGATGGTGGAGCCGTCGGACGTGCCGCCCGAAACCGCCCATCTGGACATGATCTTCTCCAGCATCGCCCTGTGCGACAAACCCTTCATGGGCAGCCCGGTCTCCAAGCAGGGGGCCAAAGACTGCGTGGACATGGCCGCCATCGTCTGGGGCGGCATGGACAAACTCAGAGAGGTGGGCCCGGTCACGGTCTCCCTGATCAACTCTCTCTCCCCCCTCCAGTATTCGGACGAGATGGCCGGGTCCCTGATCGAGCTGGCACGGGCCAATCAGGCCTGTGTGCTGGCCTCTCTCATCATGGCCGGATCGTCAGGCCCCGTGACCCTGGCCGGTGTGACCGCTCTTCAGAACGCGGAAATCCTGGCCGGTATCACCCTGGCCCAGCTCGTGAATGCGGGTGCGCCCGTGATTTACGGTTCCACGTCCTCGGCAATGGACATGAAGACCGGGGGGCTTTCCATCGGCTGTCCCGAACTCTCGGCCATGATATCCCTTACGGCCCAGATGGCCCGGTTCTACAACCTGCCCAGCCGGAGCGGCGGCGGACTGACCGATGCCCATACCGCGGACGGACAGGCCGGTGCGGAATCCACCCTGGCCCTGACCACAGCCGCCAGAAACGGTGTCAATTTCATGCTCCACTCTGCCGGAATCCTGGGCTCCTACATTGCCATGAGCTACGAGAAGTATCTGCTTGACGAAGAGGTTTGCGGAATCATCAGAAAACTGGTAAAACACGTCGAAGTGACAGATGAGTCCATTGACGTGGAGATGATCAAGACCGTCGGCATCGGCGGTCAGTACCTGACCCAGCCCAAAACCTTCCAGCTCTGCCGTACCGAATTCCACCTGACCGACTTCATGAACCGCCAGAACCATGCCGGATGGAAAGCGGCCGGTTCCAAGGGAATCGACCAATTTGCCACAGACAGACTCAGCCAGCGGCTGGCCGCCTATGAGAAACCGGAAATCGACCCGGCCATCGAGGATGCGCTGTCCGCCTTTGTCAGCAAACGTAAAAACGGCTGA